The Punica granatum isolate Tunisia-2019 chromosome 4, ASM765513v2, whole genome shotgun sequence sequence GCGTAAAAAACCTACACCGAATTCAAACAGAAGGTCCAAAAAAAAAGCCCAACTTGTTTTCGGCTCGAATGCAAGCCCAAACTTAACACTCTAGAAACCAAGCTCATTGAGCTCGGAACATCAGCAAAGTCTATGAAGCTCGGACAATAGAATAGTTCCGACAGGAAAAGGGCATAAACTAGGGGTGAACATTGGGTTGGGCATCCTATACATGTGCAAGCTAGATTTTGCTGATCTCCTTACTAAAGCATCAAATTCTAGTGACAACGCTCGAAAACTTTTTCAATATGTAAACATTCAGGCGATCAATTCTAGTGACATGAGGATTGAATCCAGAATCTCTTAGTTTTGTGTCAGCACCTTATATCACTATATTAATATCCGTCAATTGGTGCTCAAGCTTTTATATGTCAAAATTATAGGTACGTATAAATTTGATGCACATTTATGTTATCAACGTTTGTATCAAAAAATGGAAGgtaaatattctttttatctttttaacaCGGTCATGCAGAGTAATTACGTGGCACTTGGCGATTGGCTGTCTTCCACCGTGGGAGAAAAGCTGCCGGTTCCGGAACCGGGGTAATGATGCGGCTGTTGCCGCCCGCACGTTCGAGCCAAAACCCTTAAACCCTTCTTCTATTCGATAGCCCCACGCAGAGAGAGCTCCAAAATTGTCCTTACGAGATGGACGAGGAAGGGACGGGACCGCCGAACAGGGAGCTCTACGCTCTGCTGCACGTGTCGCCGGAGGCGACGGAGGAGGAAATCAGGAAAGCTTACCGGCAATGGGCTCAAGTCTATCACCCCGATAAGTACCAAGACATTCATGTACGATTCTGCAAATTGCTTGATTCCGCTCCCTACAATTCCATTCCAGCTGAAAGTTGCTTCCTTAATCGAAGCCTGCTCCTTGTAATCACCGGTCATTGCTAACTGATCAAAGGAAGATGAATATGATTAAGTGAACCCATTAGTAAACTACTACACCCCCTTAGATTAGTTATTGCTTAATAGTTCATTCCGTTTCATACAATTTCAGTTAAAGATTGCTTCTTTTAATCAAAGCGCGGTCCTTTGATTACTGGCATTGCTAACTGATCAAAGGACGATGAATATAATGAAGTTAAACCCTGCTTAAACCTCTTAATAATCTTCCTTTTCCGTTTAGCAAATAGCAACCTCGAAACAAATGGACATGAGAATGGAACAGCAAAGAATTCCAATGGAAATTTGTTAACTGCTGTCCAAATGGTATCCTAATTGTTCGTTTGTTTGCGGGACTAGAGCTGGTCTACTGTAGTACTAAATGGGATTCGAATGAATTTGTTGGTATGTCTAAATCGAAAGAGCTTTTATTAGGTGATTTGTGAATCAAGATTCATTCTGGATTTATCAAATCACGGGGTGCGAGTGATTTTATTCTTTGTCATACTGACTTGCAGATGAAGGAAGTTGCAACACAGAATTTTCAACGTATATGCCAAGCATATGAGATATTGTCTGATGAAACTAAGAGGCAAATATATGACATATATGGAATGGAAGGGTTAAACTCGGGTTTGGAACTCGGGCCAAGGCTGAGTAAAGctgaagaaataaaagaagaacTCGAAAGGTTACGTCAAAGGAAGGAACAAGAAAAGAACTTGGCGCATTTTCGGCCTTCTGGCACGATATTGACGAATCTCTCGTTGCCTCATCTTTTAGATGGTGATGGCTTTGTGAGAGGGTAAGCTTAAACTCCTTTTTGCAATCTTGTGTAGTAGATTTCATTTCTCAAACTGATAAGATAGTTGAATTTTGAACCCTTGCATTGCCATTGCTTAATAGCACAAATAGCATACCATTTCTTTGGTGACCCAAAGATGGATTGAATTCCCCTTATTCCTTACCTGCTTCTTACAATATTGCCTGCACTTAATTTTGACAAGTTTTGCCGCCCGCGCacccccccccctccccccccacCAAAAAACAACCCAAAAACCCACTTTACTTTCTTGTGTAGTAGCCTACCAGATATTGCAAGTCGAGtttattctctctcttcagCTACTTTGCCCCAGTTCATTCTTACTGTTCTATTTGACTACTAAtctatttcaaaatttgataTTAGAATGGCCATGACAAGTGAGTATCAGTCTCAACTATCGAAGCATAACACATTAGCTCTTAGTGGAAATTTGGCGGTTGCTGAAAACTCTGGGGGTCGAGCTGGCTCTGTTCTGCTTAGACACGAAATATCTTCGGTCGCATCAGCAGAATTTATGGTCACATTTGGCTTGCATTCTCTTATTGGGGTGCAAACAACTCAGTAAGGCAGAGTACTTCTTTTCTAAGTAGACTTTACTcttataatcatatatatatagttattcaCCTCGTCTTTTGCTCAACTTTCAGTCACTTATCGAATCATTCGACTGCAACAATGGGTTTAGCGATGTCTCTTCAAGATGGCTCTATCAATCTTTCGAATACCTGGACTCGCCAGCTCACAGAAACAGCAAATGGAAATGTATTCTCCTTATAACTCTAGTGGCTCTATTTAAGTCTTGTCttgcttttatttttgctAAATTTTGTGAAAGTATAATTGGAACGTAGTTATTTACAAATAAGGAAATAAACTTACTACCAGTATGTATTAAAGGGCAGTAGGTGTGAGGTAGAGCAAGGTTTGATGAGTTCACTTGCAGTAAAATAGTTATTTATGGATTCACATCTTCATTTTTCCTCTGGGCTTCCTTGTTTTCAGATACAGCTTGTTCTGGGTCGGGAGTCGTCTATTGGAGTTGGTTGGCGCAAGGAAGACAAGAAAATGTCTGCTGCTGGTGAGGTCAAGGTGTGTTAGTATTTTAATTGAACTTTTGAAACTTATACCATGAAATTTGATATAAGtcatatttttaacttttactCAGTTCAGTATAATTTCTCAGTGTTGTTCCCTTCAATTCGATTAACTTACAAGTTTTAGTATATTCATTCTCTCATTTGAACTAGCAGCATCTTGTTTTGGCAAAGTCCAAATTAAGGAGAACTTCATATCCATATTTAATGTCTATATGTCTGCTGTCTATGTTAATTTCTGTAGTTCGGAACGAGCTATTTTGGGGCATCAGCAAATTGTGCGTGGCGCTTTTCATCGAAATCTCATGGCTGTATAGGTGGTAAAGTTGGAAGGTATTTTGTTGGTATTCTGAACATTCTTAAACCCCTTTTTTAAGCATATAGGAACATGGAAAGAGTGCTACTAACAAGCTATTATGTATTTCTGTACTGGAGATGACTGTTCTGATGTCTTACTGGTTCTAAATGCAGCACTGCACTTGAGATTGAAATTGGTGGTGGGAGAAAAATATCCAAATTTAGTACTGTCCGTGCTCTGTATACAATTGGAATTAAGGTAATTTCAGATACTGAAAAGGAGGATTATCATTTCATCGTCAAGTTCTGCCTTCTGGCCCACGCCAATTTTTAACATTAGACATTGCAGGCTCACGAGCTACCAGAAGAACATAAACATTTTCATGGCTTAAAAGTTCGAGAATTTGCctctattatttatttagctCATCCCGCGAACTTCTTTTGAAAACATGCCAGCAATATCATGCAAAGTGATTCTTGGtggctttgtttggtttttctAAATATTGACTTCTTGTTTTCAACGTTTTGACTCTATCTTCATCTGTGTTTCGACTTCCCACATGTAGATAGGCTCTTGTGATCATCCTTGTGCATGAATGAAGCCATTTACTCTGTAGGACTTATACTTTCTTTACAGGGTATATTTTGGAAACTCGAATTGCACCGAAGTGGCCAAAAGTTAATTATCCCGGTAAGTTGAGAATCATTGTTAAGTTTCAATTATTTCCTGCACTGATTTTTTGTCCTTTTACAATGTTTAGCCTCTTTAACCTTACAAAGCAGTTGTTACAGTACTCACCTTATGGTAATAGTTTATGTATTAGCAGTTTAGTCTCTGAATTGTTTCTTTTTGCACTCTTTTCTTCCGTTTCTTTTGTTGTCTAGATTAATATTGGATATATTGGTGGCCAAATTAACACGGTTTGCAGTGCTTGTCAAATATTTTGGTGGAAGTGATCTGAAGTTTTTATTGTCTTACGTGCAGATTTTGCTATCAAGGCATATTAATCCTCTCTTCTCAGCTGGAGCATTCGTAGTTCCGGCCTCTGCATACTTTGTACTAAAGGTCTCTAGCTATGTAACTCCGTTTTTACAGCATGAGAAACTTTTCCGGGGCTCCTTAAATTTAGCAGTAGCATTATTGGGCTTTATGCAAACTTATGGAGAATACAACCTGATTATAACTTTCTGATTATCAAAGCTAACTCAGAATTTCGTGCTTACCATTAGTAATTTGCTGAAAGTTTTCCTATATTTGCTTGCAGAAATTTGTTTTAAAGCCTTATTTTCTTAAGAGGAAAAAACAGAAGGCTTTAGAGAACATGGAGAAAACTTCAGCTGAGGTAGGGCTACTGCCTTTCTGCATTATAATTCATGCAATGTTTTGACCAAGTAATATTTTGAAGATTTCGTATTTCCGAACACATATCTGTATTTTTACTTAGTAAACATACTCGCGCTTATGATTTCTTCCCTGAGCCTACATCtggtaaataaaattttaggtTCAGGAAGCGAGGAAAGCGGCAGAGAGAGCTCAGAAGTTGCTAGAAAACGTAGCCAATCGGAAGAAGAACCGACAGCTAGAAGTGGGAGGCCTTGTTGTTACTGAAGCGAAGTACGGAAACCTTAAGAATGATGGAAGAAGTGAAGACTTGGGAGGAGTAGACCCCGAATTAGCTTCACAAGTCATAGATGTTACCTTACCCCTAAATTTCCTAGTCAGTGATTCGGGACAGCTCAAGGTATATTCTATTCCCCAGAGCTTCTGgtgttttgaaaagaaaatagagaaaaaaaaattatagttgTTGCGGTTTTCTTTGTATTTCTCGATTGGCAGCTTCACGAGGGGGTGAGAAAGTCAGGTATTATGGGTTTTTGCGATCCTTGCCCTGGTGTTCCAAAGCAGCTCTATGTACAGTATACTTACGATGGCAAAGAATTCGAGGTACTTCCTCGAGAATTACTTTCCTAGAGGTTTGATAGGATCGATCTGATTACTGATTCGAGTATATGAAACAGGTAACTGTGGACGATTGCGAGGAGTTGACCATACCCCAAGAAGCACACAGGATCTAAATTCACTCGGGACCCCTTTAACATCCGAACCCTCGGTCCATTCGAGGCGATTTTTGAGCTCATATTTATGTTGGATAGGTTTGCTTTGCCCTTTTTTATATCCGTTTCCTTTCTGGGCAACCTGCTTAGTGATTCCATGTTGTACTATAGAGAGCAAAGAggaaactcttttttttttttggatgaataagcaaaagagGAAACtcgttcttttttctttcttcccctAATAAACTAAAATCCTTTGACAGAAATTTCTAATTCTTTTATTGGATGATGATATCTCCcaaggaaaaataatgataCTTTGGCGTGGATATTGATTAATTTGATGGGCCATTCGGTTGGAGATCGTTATGCGATACGGTATGAAAAGGCTATACTGAAAACTAACTTTGAAATCATTTTCTTGGATTATATGTTGAAGTGAGATTATTATGATTTGTAAATATAATGAACTACTAAGGATGTGTTTGTTTTCAGAACaatgttcaactcaactcaactccactccacttatcttcaattcaacatcacaatcattactttttatattttttaaatatttttaaccattcaatttaattttttatattaaattctctcaactattcattactttttcacaatttaactacacaatcattatttaatcattattttctctcaattatttattactttttcacactttttctcataattcaacaatacaatcattacaaatcaattaaaaccaaaactcaactccactcaactctcaatccaaacacactcaaCTGTcagtaataatataatatagaatgttatttttatcaaaataaaatgtgGATCCATAATTGTAATTTGAGGATATTATGACAGATataattcttttcaattagattgtaaaattttaatttagaGAGTAATTATCATGGTTAATCTTAATTACTGAAAAGTATGAAATTTACTGCGGAAAATTTAAACTTTATAtcgaaaaaaaacaatttttatatataaaaaagaaatggcaATTTATGATtaaaccaaaagaaaagaagaagaagaagaagaataagaagaagaagaagaagaagaagaaattatgCATGTGCATTTCAAGGGCAAATCATTTCAGGGGTGATTCCTATTTACAGTGTAGAAATTTAAGAATTGACGGGGGCATTAGTCAATCGCGCCCAAACGAGATTAATCAAACGTAAGTGCTCctcgaaaaaaaattagagaaatttatcaaagaaaatagaaagagaaaaaaagaagcttTTTATGGCTGAACAAAGAGAGAAATTACTTCataatatatgcatgtatatattttcGATTAAAAAAAGGCGAAAGAGTGCGTGATTATTCAACCATGTTTGATTCCTTGACAATATTGGTGTGTTTagtttagagttaagtagagttgagttttgattttaattggattgtaatgattatgtcgttaaattataaaaaaaaatgaaaaagtaatgaatagttgagaaaaagtaatgactatatcgttgaattgtggaaaaagtaatgaatagttaaaagaatttaatattaaaaattaaattgaatagttaaatttttttttaaaaaatatagtaattatattattaatttttattgtgtaatgactaaagttaaaattaaaattaaaattttaaaattcgattgtaaaatcaaacggAGTCTATATTTTCCATATGACCAATGTTGATCTGACAGTTGGCACTCCGCCCAAGCGAGTAGAGAGGGCGCGACGGCGAGTATAACTAGGTTAATCCCGTCGTTTGAGGAGCTTCTCTTCTCCGTTGGCATCGGATTCCGGTGGAAGGAAATGGCGGGAGGTTCGTCGCCGTGCATCTTCTGCCAAATCGCCAGCTCTTCCACCTCGACGACGCTCCTCCACAATGTTCGTCTTCATCACCACCGAGCCGCTCCCCTCTTTATCCTTCGCCCACTCTACTGTTTCACTTTCTCGTGTTTTCCTCGCCAACCAAACGCTGACGCGGTGCCAATATTCCGATTTCGAGCTCACTGATAAGCTATAGCTATTGCAGGATGAGAAGGTGGTCGCTTTTCAGGACATTAATCCATCCGCATTCAGGTTTTTTAGTCGTTAAGCACCCGATTCTCTATGATATGAATTTGGAGGAGCTTCTGAGTTGATCGCGTAAAATCGCAGTTCCGACTAccattttcatttgttttagtGCGTGACTTTCGATGTTTGCGTGGTTTGTTTGCTCTCGCATTAGAGTATCTGGGCGTTAATTTTCTTTGCTGTCCTGACTGAGTTTACTCTGCGCTATGATCTGAATGTTGAACTGCTAATCTTACAATTGAAGCATGAATTCACAAATGTTCAGCTCACATGTATATGGTGGTTCTCCTATTTGACGATTTCGCTGTAATGGG is a genomic window containing:
- the LOC116206354 gene encoding chaperone protein dnaJ 13, with the protein product MDEEGTGPPNRELYALLHVSPEATEEEIRKAYRQWAQVYHPDKYQDIHMKEVATQNFQRICQAYEILSDETKRQIYDIYGMEGLNSGLELGPRLSKAEEIKEELERLRQRKEQEKNLAHFRPSGTILTNLSLPHLLDGDGFVRGMAMTSEYQSQLSKHNTLALSGNLAVAENSGGRAGSVLLRHEISSVASAEFMVTFGLHSLIGVQTTHHLSNHSTATMGLAMSLQDGSINLSNTWTRQLTETANGNIQLVLGRESSIGVGWRKEDKKMSAAGEVKFGTSYFGASANCAWRFSSKSHGCIGGKVGSTALEIEIGGGRKISKFSTVRALYTIGIKGIFWKLELHRSGQKLIIPILLSRHINPLFSAGAFVVPASAYFVLKKFVLKPYFLKRKKQKALENMEKTSAEVQEARKAAERAQKLLENVANRKKNRQLEVGGLVVTEAKYGNLKNDGRSEDLGGVDPELASQVIDVTLPLNFLVSDSGQLKLHEGVRKSGIMGFCDPCPGVPKQLYVQYTYDGKEFEVTVDDCEELTIPQEAHRI